Proteins encoded within one genomic window of Columba livia isolate bColLiv1 breed racing homer chromosome 1, bColLiv1.pat.W.v2, whole genome shotgun sequence:
- the AQP11 gene encoding LOW QUALITY PROTEIN: aquaporin-11 (The sequence of the model RefSeq protein was modified relative to this genomic sequence to represent the inferred CDS: deleted 1 base in 1 codon) has protein sequence MAIGGLGTSLLLMAGIVVAVGLCRRLTRRQLRSHQCLYTFFLEMFSTFQICACTNELCMLGTVDPEPHTALTLTYGFSVLHGLTLTGSTCNPCGALQPMWGGGMSVRMGGLKIAAQFVAAVLARMFMRFIWSLEMTEPHFGALSQGCGNPMQTTEVQAFCIELLFSVVFQLTVLRVESVNPKYRVHLVALLITMLVYAGGNLTGAIFNPALAFSLHPNCFYEKFWSYSLVYWIAPSLGTILVAFIWMKFFLGYPETSNSE, from the exons ATGGCCATCGGTGGGCTTGGGACGTcgcttctgctcatggccggcATCGTGGTGGCAGTGGGACTGTGCCGGAGATTGACCCGCCGACAGCTGCGATCCCACCAGTGCCTTTACACTTTCTTTCTGGAGATGTTCAGCACCTTCCAGATTTGTGCCTGCACCAACGAGCTGTGCATGCTGGGCACTGTGGACCCCGAGCCGCACACGGCGCTCACGCTCACCTACGGTTTCAGCGTCCTGCATGGCCTGACTCTGACCGGCAGCACCTGCAACCCCTGCGGTGCCCTGCAGCCCATGTGGGGCGGCGGGATGTCCGTCAGGATGGGGGGACTCAAGATTGCCGCTCAGTTTGTGGCTGCGGTGCTCGCCAGGATGTTCATGCGCTTTATCTGGAGCCTGGAGATGACGGAGCCGCATTTTGGAGCGCTCTCGCAGGGCTGCGGCAACCCCATGCAGACCACAGAGGTGCAGGCGTTCTGCATAGAACTGCTCTTTTCTGTCGTTTTCCAGCTGACTGTCCTGCGAGTGGAAAGTGTTAATCCCAAGTACAGAGTCCATTTGGTTGCTCTTCTCATCACCATGCTCGTGTATGCAg GTGGAAATCTCACAGGAGCAATTTTTAACCCAGCACTGGCTTTTTCATTGCATCCAAATTGTTTCTATGAGAAGTTTTGGAGTTATTCACTAGTATACTGGATAGCACCGTCCTTAG gtaCGATACTTGTGGCTTTTATATGG ATGAAATTCTTCCTCGGATATCCTGAGACATCAAATtctgaatga